Proteins from a genomic interval of Nitrospina gracilis Nb-211:
- the hemA gene encoding glutamyl-tRNA reductase encodes MEYNNLVIVGVNHKNTPVELRERLAFTQGTIEESSEKLNQFPEIEENLIISTCNRVEIYARVKDINHGVLRLKRFISDYHQIPLDVLDEHFYSYTEDKTIEHLFRVSASLDSMIVGEAQILGQVKDAYSLARSLRTTGIFLNQLFEKAFNVAKRIREETGIAESAVSISSAAVELARKIFDNLENHTVMLVGTGEMAELAARHLMTYGLKTVYVASRTYERAAGLAKTLNGSALGFDEFKEELYRADIVISSTAAPNFIITKEMVEEALHKRKNRAMFLIDIAVPRDIAPEVNDLENVYLYDIDDLQSVVDANMKEREKEAELAMEIIHSEVVKFNSWLESRDAVPTIVGLRQKAEDIRRRELDKTLKRLDHLSGEDKNALEQMTLSIINKILHKPTVNLKEKTRTSEGQAYLKAIRDLFHLDD; translated from the coding sequence ATGGAATACAACAATCTGGTAATCGTCGGAGTCAACCACAAGAACACCCCCGTGGAGCTGCGGGAGCGGCTGGCGTTCACCCAGGGCACGATTGAGGAATCCTCGGAAAAACTCAACCAGTTTCCGGAGATCGAGGAGAACCTCATCATCTCCACCTGCAACCGGGTGGAGATCTACGCCCGCGTGAAGGATATCAACCATGGTGTGCTGAGGCTGAAACGCTTCATCTCCGACTACCACCAGATTCCCCTCGACGTCCTCGACGAACATTTTTATTCCTACACCGAGGACAAAACCATCGAGCACCTGTTCCGCGTGTCGGCAAGCCTCGACTCCATGATCGTCGGCGAAGCACAGATTCTGGGGCAGGTGAAGGACGCATACAGCCTGGCGCGTTCGCTTCGCACCACGGGCATTTTCCTCAACCAGCTTTTCGAGAAAGCGTTCAACGTTGCCAAGCGAATCCGCGAGGAAACCGGCATCGCCGAGAGCGCGGTGTCCATCAGTTCCGCCGCGGTGGAGTTGGCGCGGAAGATTTTTGACAATCTGGAGAACCACACCGTCATGCTGGTGGGCACGGGCGAGATGGCGGAACTCGCCGCACGGCACCTCATGACGTACGGGCTCAAAACCGTGTATGTCGCCAGCCGTACATACGAGCGCGCCGCAGGCCTGGCCAAGACCCTGAACGGCAGTGCGCTCGGGTTTGACGAGTTTAAAGAAGAGTTGTACCGGGCTGACATCGTTATCAGCTCCACCGCCGCGCCCAACTTCATCATCACCAAAGAGATGGTGGAGGAGGCATTGCACAAACGCAAGAACCGCGCGATGTTCCTGATCGACATCGCCGTGCCGCGCGACATCGCCCCGGAGGTCAACGATCTCGAAAACGTGTACCTTTATGATATTGACGATTTGCAGAGCGTCGTCGATGCCAACATGAAGGAACGTGAGAAGGAGGCCGAACTGGCTATGGAGATCATTCACTCCGAGGTGGTCAAGTTCAACAGTTGGCTGGAATCGCGGGACGCAGTGCCCACCATCGTTGGCCTGCGTCAGAAAGCTGAAGACATCCGGCGGCGGGAACTGGACAAAACCCTCAAGCGTCTCGATCACCTGTCCGGTGAGGACAAGAATGCCCTCGAACAGATGACGCTCTCCATCATCAATAAAATTCTTCACAAACCCACGGTCAACCTGAAGGAGAAAACGCGCACTTCCGAAGGGCAGGCTTATCTGAAAGCCATTCGCGACCTGTTTCACCTGGACGATTAA
- the tatC gene encoding twin-arginine translocase subunit TatC, whose amino-acid sequence MVNTLGFTDKIPVSKHLKELKDRVVQTAIVVGFFFGVCFYFIEILLGWLEDPLPKQWAHLTFITPTEPFFTNMKVAFMGSLFISMPLILYHFWMFISPGLKVKEKKITFMFVFFGTMFFVFGGTFCYFLVVPLALKFLFNYGVQYWQMQVTIGFYFSFIVKLILAFAFAFQTPLIMVLLTKFGVINTIKMRMYRKWAFLGCFALAAILTPPDIVTQVLLGVPLYCLYEFGVLVSTFFEDPKQREQVLKQVQLDREMRKAQKEAQQAQKDAKKRKVKVKPQKKAV is encoded by the coding sequence GTGGTAAATACCCTGGGTTTTACCGATAAGATTCCTGTCTCGAAGCACCTCAAGGAACTCAAAGACCGCGTGGTGCAGACCGCTATCGTGGTGGGTTTCTTTTTTGGCGTCTGTTTTTACTTTATCGAGATCCTGCTCGGCTGGCTGGAAGACCCGCTTCCCAAACAATGGGCGCATCTTACCTTCATCACACCCACGGAGCCGTTCTTCACCAACATGAAGGTGGCATTCATGGGTTCGCTGTTCATCTCCATGCCGCTCATCCTCTATCACTTCTGGATGTTCATCTCACCCGGCCTCAAGGTCAAGGAGAAGAAGATCACGTTCATGTTTGTGTTCTTCGGTACGATGTTTTTCGTCTTCGGCGGCACATTTTGTTATTTTCTCGTGGTGCCGCTGGCGCTGAAATTCCTGTTCAACTACGGCGTGCAGTACTGGCAGATGCAGGTGACCATCGGCTTTTACTTCTCCTTCATCGTGAAGCTGATCCTCGCCTTTGCCTTCGCATTTCAGACGCCGCTGATCATGGTCCTGCTCACCAAATTCGGTGTCATCAACACCATCAAGATGCGCATGTACCGCAAGTGGGCCTTCCTCGGCTGCTTTGCTTTGGCCGCCATTCTCACACCGCCTGATATTGTCACCCAGGTTCTTCTTGGCGTGCCATTGTACTGTCTGTATGAATTCGGCGTCCTCGTATCCACGTTCTTCGAGGACCCCAAACAGCGTGAGCAGGTGTTGAAACAGGTGCAACTGGACCGCGAAATGCGCAAGGCCCAAAAAGAGGCCCAGCAGGCGCAGAAGGACGCCAAAAAGAGAAAGGTCAAGGTCAAACCGCAGAAGAAAGCGGTGTGA
- a CDS encoding pentapeptide repeat-containing protein produces the protein MSEESMEAGWRSANLSEEDLRKKLQLAKHELVAADLSGIQLSKADLTDANLMRTDMSQATLTAIDFRRSDMLGVKFMEAVMTDCKFTGSHLTQARFEDAKLIRIVLNGLQLANTSFRGTRFENCQINKSILTKSDLSGAEMVQCQFIQADATHSTFRGIQITDSDLSFIRLVRVDFRESELKNVNFDSANLNQTDFSVATLENVNFKKALLGQSNFISTEMTNCDFSQADLERSNFSETDMTGAKLKGTILHGANLQKAGNLTAEQINEAKIDKRTVLPHYLEVEWTSKTEFVCKARN, from the coding sequence ATGTCAGAAGAAAGCATGGAGGCTGGCTGGAGGTCCGCGAATTTATCCGAAGAGGACCTGCGAAAAAAACTGCAGCTGGCCAAACATGAACTGGTCGCCGCCGATCTCTCCGGCATTCAGTTGAGCAAGGCAGATCTGACCGACGCCAACCTGATGCGCACCGACATGAGCCAGGCGACGTTGACCGCCATCGATTTCCGCCGCTCGGACATGTTGGGGGTCAAGTTCATGGAAGCGGTGATGACCGATTGCAAGTTCACCGGCAGTCACCTGACGCAGGCACGGTTCGAGGACGCAAAGCTGATCCGAATCGTGCTGAACGGGCTTCAATTGGCAAATACCAGCTTTCGTGGAACGCGGTTTGAGAATTGCCAGATCAACAAGTCCATACTGACGAAATCGGACCTGAGCGGGGCGGAGATGGTCCAGTGCCAGTTCATCCAGGCCGATGCTACCCATTCCACCTTTCGTGGCATCCAGATCACCGACTCCGACCTCAGCTTCATCCGCCTTGTGCGGGTGGACTTCCGGGAATCCGAACTCAAGAATGTCAATTTCGATAGCGCCAACCTGAACCAGACCGATTTCAGCGTGGCTACCCTGGAAAACGTGAACTTCAAGAAGGCGCTTTTGGGGCAGTCCAATTTCATCAGTACGGAAATGACGAATTGCGACTTCTCGCAGGCGGACCTGGAGCGGTCCAATTTCAGCGAGACCGACATGACGGGCGCCAAACTCAAGGGGACCATTCTGCACGGAGCGAATCTGCAAAAAGCGGGGAACCTGACGGCGGAGCAAATCAACGAAGCTAAAATCGACAAACGCACGGTTTTGCCCCACTATCTGGAAGTGGAATGGACCTCCAAAACGGAGTTTGTGTGCAAAGCTCGCAACTGA
- a CDS encoding (2Fe-2S)-binding protein — MDSTGPEEEIICQCFQVSDRVIKTHIREENLQSIEEITAACGAGGGCQSCHMLLQLFLDQHHNKLQPAEKSDPPSNGQVQKRGIFSKLFARY; from the coding sequence ATGGACTCGACCGGACCCGAGGAAGAGATAATTTGTCAATGTTTTCAGGTCTCTGACCGGGTAATCAAGACACACATCCGGGAAGAAAACCTGCAATCCATCGAGGAAATCACTGCCGCCTGCGGTGCCGGGGGAGGGTGCCAGTCCTGCCACATGCTCCTCCAATTATTCCTCGACCAGCACCACAACAAGCTCCAGCCTGCCGAAAAATCAGATCCGCCCTCCAACGGGCAGGTTCAAAAACGGGGGATTTTCAGTAAACTGTTTGCCAGATACTGA
- a CDS encoding cytochrome C assembly family protein, giving the protein MKVLTFNIAMISYLMASLEYFVYLIYRRQFVSSLATATAAVGLFFHTVLIGLRSQETGHGPYTTSFEVAIFFSWVVVVVYFITHWKYKIKDLGSFVIPLAFLILLYATFLSEEVVQFPESQFRGLMTLHRTLSILGFAAFAIAFAVGLMYLIQERQVKSKKLGIMYFRMPPLESMDQLNFKVVAIGFPLFTLGFLTGGIWTTQTTESPFFSWDIVKTWPLVVGWIIYGVVFFGRFMTGLRGRKAAWGSVLGFITVMFSYLLHV; this is encoded by the coding sequence ATGAAAGTCCTGACCTTCAATATCGCCATGATCAGTTACCTGATGGCTTCCTTGGAGTATTTCGTTTATTTGATATACCGGCGGCAGTTCGTGTCGTCGTTGGCGACGGCCACCGCCGCAGTGGGCTTGTTTTTTCATACAGTGCTCATCGGCCTGCGTTCGCAGGAGACGGGACACGGCCCTTACACCACATCCTTTGAAGTGGCAATTTTCTTTTCCTGGGTGGTGGTTGTGGTGTACTTTATTACCCATTGGAAATACAAGATCAAGGACTTGGGGTCGTTCGTCATCCCCCTGGCCTTTCTGATCCTTTTGTACGCGACGTTCCTGTCGGAAGAAGTGGTGCAGTTTCCGGAATCTCAGTTCCGGGGCCTCATGACCCTGCACCGCACGCTGTCCATCCTGGGGTTCGCGGCTTTCGCCATCGCCTTTGCGGTGGGATTGATGTACCTCATTCAGGAACGGCAGGTGAAATCGAAGAAGCTGGGCATCATGTACTTTCGCATGCCGCCTTTGGAGTCGATGGACCAACTCAATTTCAAGGTGGTGGCGATCGGGTTTCCCCTGTTCACGCTGGGTTTTTTGACCGGTGGCATTTGGACCACGCAGACGACGGAGTCGCCGTTCTTTTCGTGGGACATCGTCAAGACATGGCCGCTGGTGGTTGGATGGATCATATACGGCGTCGTATTTTTCGGACGGTTCATGACGGGACTGCGGGGCCGGAAAGCGGCATGGGGCTCCGTTTTGGGATTCATCACGGTCATGTTCAGTTACCTTCTGCACGTTTGA
- the glyA gene encoding serine hydroxymethyltransferase, with the protein MSLLSEFDPEIAQAIKGEIDRENFTLEMIASENFVSPQVLEAVGSVMTNKYAEGYPNKRYYGGCKYVDIAEQLAIDRAKEIFGAEHANVQPHSGSQANMAVYHAVCEPGDTIMGMNLSHGGHLTHGAPVNFSGYTYKVVQYGVNKETEVIDYDEVERLAKEHRPKMIVVGASAYPRVIDAKRFREIADEVGAKIMTDIAHPAGLVAAKLYPSPVPYSDFVTTTTHKTLRGPRGGMILCKEEYAKEVNKKIFPGIQGGPLMHVIAAKAVAFKEALQPDFVEYQKQVIKNAQCLADFLKEHEFKIVSGGTDTHLILVDLNNKGITGKQAEEALDQAGITVNKNTVPFETRSPFVTSGIRIGTPALTTRGMKEDAMKQIGKMIVGVLEHVDDAAYIEKTRKQVRDLCEQYPFHMELSNKY; encoded by the coding sequence TTGTCACTTCTATCTGAATTCGACCCGGAAATCGCACAAGCCATCAAGGGCGAGATCGACCGCGAAAATTTCACGCTGGAGATGATCGCCTCCGAAAACTTTGTAAGCCCCCAGGTGCTGGAAGCGGTGGGCTCGGTGATGACCAACAAGTATGCCGAAGGCTACCCTAATAAGCGCTATTACGGCGGGTGCAAATACGTGGACATCGCCGAACAGCTGGCGATCGACCGGGCGAAGGAGATATTTGGCGCGGAGCATGCCAACGTACAGCCGCATTCCGGTTCGCAGGCCAACATGGCGGTGTACCACGCCGTGTGCGAACCCGGCGACACCATCATGGGCATGAACCTGTCTCACGGTGGACACCTGACCCACGGTGCGCCGGTCAACTTTTCCGGCTATACCTACAAGGTCGTGCAGTACGGCGTTAATAAAGAAACCGAAGTGATCGACTACGACGAAGTGGAAAGGCTGGCCAAAGAACACCGGCCGAAGATGATCGTCGTCGGGGCCAGCGCCTATCCGCGGGTGATCGACGCCAAACGCTTCCGTGAGATCGCGGATGAAGTGGGCGCGAAGATCATGACCGACATCGCGCATCCGGCAGGACTGGTCGCGGCCAAGCTGTATCCCAGCCCGGTGCCGTATTCCGATTTCGTCACCACCACCACGCACAAAACCCTGCGCGGACCGCGCGGCGGCATGATCCTCTGCAAGGAGGAATACGCCAAAGAAGTGAACAAGAAGATTTTCCCCGGCATTCAGGGCGGGCCGCTGATGCACGTCATCGCCGCCAAGGCAGTGGCCTTCAAGGAAGCCCTGCAGCCGGATTTCGTCGAGTACCAGAAGCAGGTCATCAAGAATGCCCAGTGCCTGGCTGATTTTCTCAAGGAGCACGAGTTCAAGATCGTCAGCGGCGGCACCGACACGCACCTGATCCTGGTGGACCTCAACAACAAGGGCATCACCGGCAAGCAGGCGGAAGAGGCGCTGGACCAGGCGGGCATCACCGTCAACAAGAACACCGTGCCGTTCGAGACGCGCAGTCCCTTTGTCACCTCCGGCATCCGCATCGGCACCCCGGCGCTCACCACCCGCGGCATGAAGGAAGACGCGATGAAGCAGATCGGCAAGATGATCGTCGGCGTGCTGGAGCATGTGGACGACGCCGCCTACATCGAGAAAACCCGCAAGCAGGTGCGGGACCTCTGCGAGCAGTACCCGTTTCACATGGAGCTTTCCAACAAGTACTGA
- a CDS encoding CPBP family intramembrane glutamic endopeptidase, whose translation MKGPVWSLAGYVCVVYPLVHLLFRDPHRFAGWVGSAYFGLVLLAMLATKKLTLSQLGFQRETWMRDGAIGLIPGLLIAGAVPLFDAFIEASGLDQTELFAGAENRAAALPSTETLALIVVGQVLVMPFIEQAYFTGYLLPALFRVVKPVTAVYLAAAVFALVHFELKLSLFLIGLICSGLFYGTGTLWASLTFQVGCALGGWMVAYFYPRVVTFLAFLL comes from the coding sequence TTGAAGGGACCCGTTTGGAGCCTGGCGGGATATGTCTGCGTTGTGTACCCGCTGGTGCACCTGCTGTTTCGCGATCCGCACCGCTTTGCCGGCTGGGTGGGGTCCGCGTATTTCGGGCTGGTGCTGTTGGCGATGCTGGCAACGAAGAAGCTGACATTGAGCCAGCTTGGATTCCAAAGAGAAACGTGGATGCGCGATGGGGCGATAGGCCTGATTCCCGGCCTCCTGATTGCCGGAGCGGTGCCTTTGTTCGATGCCTTCATCGAGGCTTCAGGACTGGACCAGACGGAGTTGTTTGCCGGAGCGGAAAATCGTGCCGCCGCCCTTCCCTCCACCGAAACGCTTGCGCTGATTGTGGTGGGACAGGTCCTCGTCATGCCTTTCATCGAGCAGGCGTACTTCACCGGATACCTTCTCCCGGCTCTGTTCCGTGTGGTGAAACCGGTAACGGCCGTCTATCTTGCCGCCGCTGTGTTCGCCCTCGTTCATTTTGAACTCAAGCTCAGCCTGTTTCTGATCGGCTTGATCTGCTCCGGCCTTTTCTACGGGACGGGCACGCTCTGGGCTTCCTTAACTTTTCAAGTGGGGTGTGCGCTGGGAGGATGGATGGTGGCGTACTTCTATCCGCGCGTGGTCACCTTTCTGGCATTCCTGCTGTGA
- a CDS encoding DUF507 family protein, translating into MRIQKELIDRIAKKTVRSLIENNFIIWDDRPEKLEAIIHEIITEDLMVEDRLNEEVKMLLESRTKDYERDMMDYGRVFQMVKSKLVRERGLIL; encoded by the coding sequence ATGAGAATTCAGAAAGAATTAATAGACCGCATCGCCAAAAAAACCGTCCGCTCCCTGATCGAGAATAATTTCATCATTTGGGACGACCGGCCGGAGAAACTGGAAGCCATCATTCACGAGATCATCACCGAAGACCTGATGGTGGAAGACCGGCTGAACGAGGAAGTGAAAATGCTGTTGGAATCCCGCACCAAGGATTACGAGCGCGACATGATGGATTACGGGCGCGTGTTCCAGATGGTGAAGTCCAAACTGGTGCGGGAACGCGGCCTCATTCTTTAA
- a CDS encoding DUF507 family protein, whose amino-acid sequence MKLSREKVNHISKLIVRDFENREEIDYKEDLNDVRLEIARVINEELKIDDKADAEARRIIESYTTRKLREGTEEWDIMYQKHYEEYFKKHGL is encoded by the coding sequence ATGAAACTGAGCCGGGAAAAAGTCAACCACATCAGCAAGCTCATCGTAAGGGATTTCGAAAACCGCGAGGAGATCGACTACAAGGAAGACCTCAACGACGTGCGCCTGGAAATCGCGCGGGTCATCAATGAGGAGTTGAAGATCGACGACAAGGCGGATGCCGAAGCGCGGCGCATCATCGAATCCTACACCACCCGCAAACTCCGCGAGGGGACGGAGGAGTGGGACATCATGTACCAGAAGCATTACGAAGAGTATTTCAAGAAACACGGGCTTTGA
- a CDS encoding MBL fold metallo-hydrolase, with amino-acid sequence MKTTLIGHACLWIESKDTTILCDPCLFSIHFEEINHYYPQVEIDREKLKRPDVLYLSHRHQDHFDIRTLAYLPKDLKVLCPQDPLMLECLKELGYTDVTAVESFEAYPVKGLNLIPTPSLTQDYYPEHGIIVQDGEVSIWNQVDTIVSPKIIEYIHRICGRVDFAHVRFQPLLEQNFTFHKPCVLPFEEYSSFLKVAKALSPKFAVPGSAGERFFDRFEFLNHFVFPTTQEQFLEDLREFAPEIQSSVFNPGDIAEITKEGVTIHEKKSEVACFVESDERVTAFNPLMEVPRIRTLTTDPARQAEEKQFVENFLQKEFPERLQQLEVASAWGHWKVGYRLELFGENDSDVWSIDFSKSPAITKGYLGRVNVYEGISYSELYRMIKGETNWDFVGASGQYRTFHNVYRVVGGNFECFPQEKKFPQPLMEIFPPDKAMDREKYMKDVRRWKGQFEGNS; translated from the coding sequence ATGAAGACAACCCTCATCGGCCATGCCTGTTTGTGGATTGAGTCCAAGGACACCACAATACTGTGCGATCCGTGCCTGTTCAGCATCCATTTCGAAGAGATCAATCACTATTATCCGCAGGTGGAGATCGACCGCGAAAAGCTGAAACGCCCGGACGTGCTGTACCTGTCGCACCGGCATCAGGACCATTTCGACATCCGCACGCTGGCGTACCTGCCGAAAGACCTCAAGGTGTTGTGTCCGCAGGACCCGCTCATGCTCGAATGCCTGAAGGAACTGGGCTACACCGATGTTACGGCGGTAGAAAGTTTTGAAGCCTACCCGGTGAAGGGGCTGAACCTGATTCCCACGCCGTCGCTGACGCAGGACTATTATCCCGAGCACGGGATCATTGTGCAGGACGGAGAGGTGAGTATCTGGAACCAGGTGGATACCATCGTTTCGCCCAAGATCATCGAATACATTCATCGTATTTGCGGCCGGGTGGATTTCGCACACGTGCGGTTCCAGCCGTTGCTGGAGCAGAACTTCACCTTCCACAAGCCCTGTGTCCTGCCGTTCGAGGAATACAGTTCGTTTCTCAAAGTGGCCAAGGCGCTGTCGCCGAAATTCGCCGTGCCCGGCTCTGCGGGCGAGCGTTTTTTCGATCGCTTCGAGTTTCTGAATCACTTTGTGTTTCCCACCACGCAGGAGCAGTTTCTGGAAGACCTCCGCGAGTTCGCACCGGAGATTCAATCGAGCGTATTCAATCCGGGCGACATCGCCGAGATCACGAAAGAGGGTGTGACCATTCACGAAAAGAAGTCGGAGGTGGCGTGTTTCGTGGAGTCCGATGAGCGTGTGACCGCGTTCAATCCGTTGATGGAAGTGCCGCGCATCCGCACCCTGACAACCGATCCGGCCCGACAGGCGGAAGAGAAACAATTTGTCGAGAACTTTCTGCAGAAAGAGTTTCCGGAGCGACTCCAGCAGTTGGAGGTGGCCTCGGCGTGGGGACACTGGAAGGTGGGCTACCGGCTGGAGCTGTTCGGTGAGAACGACTCCGACGTGTGGAGCATCGACTTCAGCAAGTCGCCCGCTATCACGAAGGGCTATCTCGGCCGGGTCAACGTGTATGAAGGCATCTCGTATTCCGAGCTGTACCGCATGATTAAAGGCGAGACCAATTGGGATTTCGTTGGTGCGTCCGGCCAGTACCGCACGTTCCACAATGTGTACCGCGTGGTGGGCGGGAACTTCGAGTGCTTCCCGCAGGAGAAAAAATTCCCTCAACCGCTCATGGAAATATTCCCGCCGGACAAGGCCATGGACCGGGAAAAATACATGAAAGACGTGCGCCGCTGGAAAGGGCAGTTTGAGGGCAACTCCTAG
- the larC gene encoding nickel pincer cofactor biosynthesis protein LarC gives MKTLYFDCYTGISGDMILGSLVDLGADLKVLQESLKSLGLKDYEIKSRRVKRGHLAGTKVEVKVGHSHHHHRGLADIRAIIQKSKLPAVVKEKAVAVFERLGRAEARVHRIALDKVHFHEVGAVDSIIDIVGGVYALHLLEVEQVMASPINTGEGTVACEHGILPVPAPATLELLKGIPCFSSGVPKELTTPTGAAMIGYFAEKFQGMPLMTISKVGYGAGTHQIDDQPNLLRAVLGETVAKSTDRVVLLETNIDDMNPEFYDHVMDRLFEAGALDVYFTPISMKKNRPAVKLSVLSPPRKRDSLSKILLAETSTYGVRSCEMERTVLERKVESVKTRLGTVKVKVGWLAGVPVHISPEYEDCRRIAAKKKVPLREVYEEALRNAEEQLKG, from the coding sequence ATGAAAACCCTTTACTTCGACTGCTACACCGGGATCAGTGGCGACATGATCCTGGGGTCGCTGGTGGACCTGGGAGCGGACCTCAAGGTGTTGCAGGAGAGCCTTAAATCGCTCGGTCTCAAAGACTACGAAATCAAATCGAGGCGGGTGAAGCGCGGGCATCTGGCGGGAACCAAGGTGGAGGTGAAGGTGGGGCATTCGCATCACCATCACCGTGGACTGGCGGACATCCGCGCCATCATCCAAAAATCCAAATTACCGGCCGTCGTGAAAGAAAAAGCGGTGGCGGTGTTCGAGCGGCTGGGCCGGGCCGAGGCGCGAGTGCACCGCATCGCACTCGACAAGGTGCACTTTCACGAAGTCGGCGCGGTGGATTCCATCATTGATATCGTCGGCGGCGTGTACGCCCTGCATCTTCTGGAAGTCGAGCAGGTGATGGCGTCCCCCATCAACACGGGCGAGGGCACGGTGGCCTGCGAGCACGGCATCCTGCCGGTTCCGGCTCCCGCCACGCTGGAGTTGCTGAAAGGCATCCCCTGTTTTTCCAGCGGCGTGCCGAAGGAATTGACCACGCCCACCGGTGCGGCGATGATCGGGTACTTTGCCGAAAAGTTCCAGGGCATGCCCCTCATGACCATCTCGAAAGTGGGCTATGGCGCGGGAACGCACCAGATCGACGATCAACCGAATTTACTGCGCGCTGTGCTGGGCGAGACGGTGGCGAAGTCCACCGACCGGGTGGTCTTGCTCGAGACCAACATCGATGACATGAACCCGGAGTTTTACGATCACGTCATGGACCGCCTGTTCGAGGCCGGGGCGCTGGACGTGTACTTCACCCCGATTTCCATGAAAAAGAACCGGCCTGCAGTCAAACTCTCGGTGTTATCCCCGCCACGAAAACGCGATTCCCTCTCGAAAATCCTGCTGGCGGAAACTTCGACTTACGGAGTGAGGTCGTGCGAGATGGAGCGCACCGTGCTGGAGCGGAAGGTGGAGTCGGTTAAAACCCGCCTGGGTACGGTGAAGGTGAAGGTGGGGTGGCTGGCTGGCGTCCCGGTGCACATCTCTCCGGAGTACGAAGACTGCCGCCGCATTGCAGCCAAGAAGAAAGTGCCGCTCAGGGAAGTGTACGAAGAAGCTTTGCGTAACGCGGAAGAGCAGTTGAAGGGGTAG
- the nrdR gene encoding transcriptional regulator NrdR has protein sequence MKCPKCSNMENKVIDSRTNREGDMTRRRRECLNCGERFTTYERIETTPLLVVKKDGRREEFDRRKIMSGIQKACQKRPVSIEQMEEIVDRIEKHFQESGDKEVSAVTVGEKVVKELYNLDGVAYVRFASVYRDFKDANEFLSELRNFVKNKEDH, from the coding sequence ATGAAATGCCCTAAATGCTCCAACATGGAAAACAAGGTCATTGATTCCCGCACCAACCGGGAAGGGGACATGACCCGCCGCCGGCGAGAGTGTCTGAACTGCGGTGAGCGGTTCACCACCTACGAGCGCATCGAGACCACGCCGCTGCTTGTCGTCAAGAAAGACGGGCGGCGAGAGGAATTCGACCGCCGCAAGATCATGTCCGGCATTCAGAAAGCCTGCCAGAAGCGTCCCGTCAGCATCGAGCAGATGGAAGAGATCGTGGACCGGATCGAAAAGCACTTCCAGGAATCCGGGGACAAGGAGGTCTCCGCCGTCACCGTCGGCGAGAAGGTCGTGAAGGAGCTGTACAATCTGGATGGCGTCGCCTATGTCCGTTTTGCCTCGGTGTACCGGGACTTCAAGGATGCCAACGAGTTTTTATCCGAACTCAGGAACTTCGTCAAAAACAAGGAAGATCATTAG
- the rpiB gene encoding ribose 5-phosphate isomerase B, with product MNRENKIGKIVIASDHAGFELKQSLIEAMRADGVEVTDLGPDSSDQVDYPDYGIKVANMVSEDENLSGIVMCGTGIGMSIVVNRFPKVRGTLCNDVYTAKLCRQHNDSNILIMGGRVIGKGLAYEIVRTWMSTPFEGGRHGRRLEKINNIGKMLSKGEL from the coding sequence ATGAACAGAGAAAACAAAATTGGAAAAATAGTGATCGCCTCCGACCATGCCGGATTCGAGCTGAAGCAGTCGCTTATTGAAGCCATGCGGGCCGATGGTGTGGAAGTGACGGATCTGGGCCCGGATTCATCCGACCAGGTGGATTACCCGGATTACGGCATCAAGGTGGCCAACATGGTGTCCGAGGACGAAAACCTGAGCGGCATTGTTATGTGCGGCACCGGCATCGGTATGTCCATTGTGGTCAACCGGTTCCCCAAAGTGCGCGGCACGTTGTGCAACGATGTGTACACGGCCAAGCTCTGCCGCCAGCATAACGACTCGAACATCCTCATCATGGGCGGGCGGGTGATCGGCAAGGGACTTGCCTACGAGATCGTTCGCACTTGGATGAGCACGCCGTTTGAAGGTGGGCGCCACGGCCGGCGGCTGGAAAAGATCAACAATATCGGAAAAATGCTCAGCAAAGGAGAACTTTAA